Proteins from one Mustela erminea isolate mMusErm1 chromosome 20, mMusErm1.Pri, whole genome shotgun sequence genomic window:
- the PHKG2 gene encoding phosphorylase b kinase gamma catalytic chain, liver/testis isoform isoform X2 produces the protein MTLDVGPEDELPDWAAAKEFYQKYDPKDVIGRGVSSVVRRCVHRATGHEFAVKIMEVTAERLSPEQLEEVREATRRETHILRQVAGHPHIITLVDSYESSSFLFLVFDLMRKGELFDYLTEKVALSEKETRSIMRSLLEAVSFLHANNIVHRDLKPENILLDDNMQIRLSDFGFSCHLEPGEKLRELCGTPGYLAPEILKCSMDETHPGYGKEVDLWACGVILFTLLAGSPPFWHRRQILMLRMIMEGQYQFSSPEWDDRSNTVKDLISKLLQVDPEERLTADQALQHPFFERCEGSQPWNLTPRQRFRVAVWTVLAAGRVALSAQRVRPLTKSALLRDPYALRPVRRLIDSCAFRLYGHWVKKGEQQNRAALFQHRPPGPFPISGPDEEGDSTAIPEEDAVLALG, from the exons AGGCGTGAGCTCCGTGGTGCGCCGTTGTGTTCATCGAGCCACTGGCCACGAGTTTGCGGTGAAGATCATGGAGGTGACAGCCGAGCGGCTGAGTCCTGAACAGCTAGAGGAGGTGCGAGAAGCCACGCGGCGAGAGACGCACATCCTTCGCCAGGTCGCCGGCCACCCCCACATCA TCACTCTCGTCGACTCCTACGAGTCTTCTAGCTTTCTGTTCCTGGTGTTCGACCT GATGCGGAAGGGAGAGCTGTTTGACTATCTCACAGAGAAGGTGGCCCTCTCCGAAAAGGAAACCAG GTCCATCATGAGGTCTCTGCTGGAAGCAGTGAGCTTTCTCCACGCCAACAACATTGTGCACCGAGACCTGAAGCCCGAGAATATTCTCCTAGATGACAATATGCAGATCCGACTTTCAGATTTTGGGTTCTCCTGCCACTTGGAACCTGGCGAGAAGCTCCGAG AGTTGTGTGGGACCCCAGGGTACCTCGCACCAGAGATCCTTAAATGCTCCATGGACGAGACCCACCCCGGCTACGGCAAGGAGGTCGACCT CTGGGCCTGCGGCGTGATCTTGTTCAcactcctggctggctcaccaCCATTCTGGCACCGCCGCCAGATCCTGATGTTACGCATGATCATGGAAGGCCAGTACCAGTTCAGCTCGCCCGAGTGGGATGACCGTTCCAACACGGTCAAAGACCTG ATCTCCAAGCTGCTCCAGGTGGACCCTGAGGAGCGCCTGACAGCGGACCAGGCCCTGCAGCACCCGTTCTTTGAGCGCTGTGAAGGCAGCCAGCCCTGGAACCTCACGCCCCGCCAGCGCTTCCGG GTGGCAGTGTGGACCGTGCTTGCTGCGGGACGCGTGGCCTTAAGCGCCCAGCGTGTCCGGCCACTGACCAAGAGCGCACTGCTGAGGGACCCTTACGCGCTGCGGCCCGTGCGGCGCCTCATCGACAGCTGTGCCTTCCGGCTCTATGGGCACTGGGtgaagaagggggagcagcagaaccGCGCCGCGCTCTTCCAGCACCGGCCCCCCGGGCCTTTTCCCATCTCGGGCCCTGATGAGGAGGGGGACTCCACTGCCATCCCGGAGGAGGATGCTGTGCTGGCGCTGGGCTAG